A region of Epinephelus fuscoguttatus linkage group LG1, E.fuscoguttatus.final_Chr_v1 DNA encodes the following proteins:
- the aggf1 gene encoding angiogenic factor with G patch and FHA domains 1 isoform X2 gives MENEDGEKDSKSEEAELRLKVESLKQDLHECRTELAKLQKQLSQSERLQRSTESYNEDLRKQVDKLSAEIHERKKREKDKVDSETQTEEYVWTETDYYNYYYGGYSQNPEGSETQEGLNTVAAVDASAVDNAAVDAVDGSETADVSITPNEAAAADANFNPNPDDSVAEGDAGSIADMLRATAEEAMTQTGFVFDETTGMYYDHSTGFYYDSASQLYYDANTGIYYYYDAESGRYQFHSRIEVVAAQTAAEPCQDKSTGEKKGRKLKKGSKKTTCRDDKELLNEEVKMEEEETEWVEWQTTKRTEESRKLKRRSRSPDVAPHKKDSSKYRVESDKSSSKRKKQKNSSHDDDDKSRSRKKKKKLKSKKRKKKKSPTRSDDSEGNSEPEEGEITESEKEEWMSTPSFSSSPSSSSSKESPESEMETQSHEARDIWPPCVRVTVVRSPVLQVGTLFIITADSPATIGREKDMDHAIRIPEMGVSKFHAEVYFDQEQQSYMLVDQGSQNGTVINGNRILQPKTKCEPHALMHGDEVKMGETVLSFHIHTGTDTCDGCEPGQVMAHLSKHRREENTGPTLTKEDKEALRQKELKQMKAKYGLQSSEYEEAKALRNPKYTDRAESRRQTVGSEGVFQRDDAPASVHQEISEVNKGRKMLEKMGWKKGEGLGKGGTGMKNPIELKIRKSQSGLGAGAAMSLDAVSMTKSRSQKNWEKARERFADSCQPDMLSPKTQNKSPKAWVKGEETEMTNTPAGADRDGQS, from the exons ATGGAGAACGAAGATGGAGAAAAGGACTCGAAGTCTGAAGAAGCAGAGCTCCGCCTGAAAGTAGAGTCTTTGAAGCAGGACCTCCATGAGTGCAGAACAGAGCTGGCCAAGTTGCAGAAACAGCTGAGCCAGTCCGAAAGACTTCAGAGGAGCACAGAGAGCTACAACGAAGACCTGAGGAAACAG GTTGACAAGCTGAGCGCAGAGATTCATGAGcggaagaagagagaaaaagacaaagtcGACAGTGAAACTCAGACAGAAGAATATGTATGGACAGAAACTG ATTATTACAACTACTACTATGGAGGCTACTCTCAGAACCCAGAAGGTTCAGAAACTCAGGAAGGCCTCAACACAGTAGCAGCAGTGGATGCATCAGCAGTGGACAACGCAGCAGTGGACGCAGTTGATGGCAGTGAGACAGCAGATGTTTCAATAACACCAAatgaagcagcagctgctgatgCCAattttaaccctaaccctgatGACAGTGTTGCCGAG GGCGATGCAGGATCTATAGCTGATATGTTGAGGGCCACTGCTGAAGAAGCTATGACACAGACTGGGTTTGtctttgatgagactactgggATGTACTATGACCACAGCACTGGCTTCTACTATGACTCG GCCAGTCAGTTGTACTATGATGCCAACACAGGCATTTACTACTACTATGATGCAGAGAGTGGGCGATACCAGTTTCATTCCAGGATTGAGGTTGTTGCTGCACAAACTGCTGCAGAGCCTTGCCAAGACAAGAGCACTGGTGAAAAGAAGGGCAGAAAGTTAAAGAAAGGGTCTAAGAAAACCACCTGCCGGGATGATAAG GAACTCTTAAATGAAGAGGTAAagatggaagaagaagaaactgagTGGGTCGAATGGCAAACGACAAAGAGGACCGAAGAATCACGAAAACTGAAGCGAAGGTCTCGCAGTCCAGATGTGGCTCCACATAAAAAAGACTCTTCTAAATACAGAGTGGAGAGTGACAAGTCTTcatcaaagaggaagaagcagaaaaacagTTCACACGATGATGACGATAAGAGTAGGtcgaggaagaagaagaaaaaattgaAGTCAAAAAAgcgaaagaagaaaaagagccCGACTCGTAGCGATGACTCTGAGGGGAACAGTGAACCAGAAGAGGGTGAAATCACAGAGTCGGAGAAAGAGGAGTGGATGTCCACTCCTTCATTTTCATCATCTCCAAGCAGCTCCTCCTCCAAGGAAAGCCCAGAGTCAGAAATGGAGACTCAGAGTCATGAAG CCAGAGACATTTGGCCGCCCTGTGTGAGAGTGACAGTGGTCAGATCTCCAGTGCTGCAGGTGGGCACTCTGTTTATCATCACAGCTGACTCTCCAGCCACCATTGGAAG AGAGAAAGATATGGACCACGCCATCAGAATACCAGAAATGGGAGTCAGCAAG TTCCATGCAGAGGTGTACTTTGACCAGGAGCAGCAGAGCTACATGCTGGTGGACCAGGGAAGCCAGAATGGAACGGTCATTAATGGCAACAGGATCTTGCAG cccaaaaccAAGTGTGAGCCACATGCACTGATGCACGGGGATGAGGTGAAGATGGGAGAGACTGTGCTGTCCTTCCATATCCACACGGGGACTGACACCTGCGATGGCTGTGAGCCCGGTCAGGTGATGGCTCACCTCAGCAAgcacaggagagaggagaacaCAG GCCCCACTCTCACCAAAGAGGATAAAGAAGCACTGAGACAAAAGGAGCTGAAGCAGATGAAAGCCAAGTATGGCCTGCAG AGCAGTGAATACGAGGAGGCCAAAGCCCTGAGGAACCCCAAATACACGGACCGAGCAGAGTCTCGACGACAGACGGTTGGCAGCGAGGGTGTTTTCCAACGAGATGATGCACCTGCTTCTGTTCATCA GGAGATCAGTGAAGTCAATAAAGGACGGAAGATGCTGGAGAAGATGGGCTGGAAGAAAGGAGAAGGTCTGGGCAAAGGGGGGACTGGAATGAAAAACCCG ATTGAACTGAAAATCAGAAAGTCACAGTCAGGTTTAGGGGCCGGCGCTGCCATGTCTCTAGATGCCGTCTCCATGACCAAATCAAGGTCCCAGAAGAACTGGGAGAAAGCGCGTGAAAGATTTGCAGATTCGTGCCAGCCTGACATGCTGTCACCTAAAACACAGAACAAGTCACCCAAAGCCTGGGTCAAAGGGGAAGAGACTGAGATGACAAACACACCAGCAGGTGCTGATAGAGACGGACAAAGTTAG
- the tacc1 gene encoding transforming acidic coiled-coil-containing protein 1 isoform X2 has product MGGTVSQRKGSKQASLRSHSNSVPSDSEGHFDTPEAATPVRAPPTFPGELENNNTDADQTDVDQEEQLIVTAPVWDQDILLRHNMGQDEPAAAVGGPLEVNIQTLEAEQTENHTEALNSVPVPASSSVREAPEEVECTATPSEPPQAPVPVLVSDPVPELASEPAPASAPAPAPTPAPPPDPAETSAPVEASVPVEAFAPAEASDPTPTPVSAPAPQPDSVHISEPADSPVPEPPEQKPEPQCNGLDQTKPPQNTKTSKSKPPPLKVEASLNELAQTNEEQELPVPKATYNFDPDQLDDSFNPFMSGGSKIQNSPPPFGASSLPRLEPLGSSMPVCEASSAAPAEAEVMEPSSEAKPVMLEFSLDEGTVSKPPPRKLGGKKTTSKLAAKKQKAKGSAASCKPAPEPTVSETDSQPASEPVSDPLPETALPVTDSTAPLNIDDIPIPKSGTYNFDPNQWDDPNFNPFGSNSKVSSSPVLPKGSYSFDPDSFDDSVDPFKPSKTLDMEDSPSSAPSSAPQPEKKVKDGGKQKAGQPAGEKKVRQIPKKSKERTITNSCKVQKYDESQSLVLDVCNQEEDEVVAQTPEITQRVHHATDEEKLASTGIMGQTTDSQEDKGEPECIKAPVKKQPVSDVSVMEGPETKIADHLEEKDTCSLKEDISEISMNPTTKMTSSEVPDTAALSQDNIPLSEMDKAAVLTLIREEIITKEIEVNEWKRKYEESRAEVVEMRKIVAEYEKTVAQMIEDEQQQKSLSCTKSVRQLTMERDQAIADLNSVERSFADLFRRYENMKGVLEGFKKNEEVLKKCAQDYLMRIKQEEQRYQTLKLHAEEKLDKANEDIAQVRAKANAESVALSASLRKEQMRVESLERAVLQKNQEIEELTKICDELIAKLGTE; this is encoded by the exons ATGGGTGGCACTGTAAGTCAGAGGAAAGGCAGCAAGCAAGCCAGCTTGAGGAGTCACTCCAACAGCGTCCC CTCCGACTCAGAGGGTCATTTCGACACTCCTGAGGCAGCAACTCCTGTCCGCGCCCCTCCGACCTTCCCAGGAGAGCTGGAGAACAACAACACTGATGCAGACCAAACAG atgTGGATCAGGAGGAGCAGCTGATAGTGACTGCACCTGTTTGGGATCAGGATATTTTACTCCGCCACAACATGGGTCAGGATGAGCCTGCGGCTGCCGTGGGTGGCCCGTTGGAAGTAAACATCCAGACCCTGGAAGCAGAACAAACAGAGAATCATACAGAAGCCTTGAACTCTGTGCCTGTCCCTGCTTCATCCTCAGTGAGGGAAGCGCCTGAAGAAGTTGAATGCACAGCAACACCTTCTGAGCCACCCCAAGCCCCAGTCCCCGTCCTAGTTTCAGATCCTGTCCCGGAGTTGGCCTCAGAACCAGCCCCTGCTTCTGCTCCTGCCCCGGCTCCAACTCCAGCTCCTCCCCCTGATCCTGCTGAAACTTCTGCTCCTGTTGAAGCTTCTGTTCCTGTTGAGGCTTTTGCTCCTGCTGAAGCTTCTGATCCTACTCCTACTCCAGTTTCTGCTCCTGCTCCACAACCAGACTCAGTTCATATCAGTGAACCTGCAGACAGCCCAGTTCCAGAGCCCCCAGAGCAGAAACCAGAACCACAGTGCAATGGCCTCGACCAGACAAAGCCTCCTCAAAACACTAAAACCAGCAAGTCTAAGCCTCCACCCCTAAAGGTGGAAGCCTCGCTGAATGAGCTTGCCCAAACAAATGAGGAACAAGAACTTCCTGTACCCAAGGCCACTTACAATTTTGACCCTGATCAGCTGGATGACAGCTTTAACCCCTTCATGAGCGGCGGATCCAAAATCCAGAACTCTCCCCCTCCATTTGGGGCAAGCTCTCTCCCCAGACTTGAGCCACTTGGTAGCTCCATGCCCGTGTGTGAGGCCAgttcagcagctccagcagaagcagaggtgaTGGAGCCATCGTCAGAGGCGAAGCCTGTGATGCTGGAGTTCAGTCTGGACGAGGGGACAGTCAGCAAGCCACCCCCAAGGAAATTAGGTGGTAAAAAGACAACTAGCAAACTTGCAGCGAAGAAGCAAAAGGCCAAAGGATCAGCAGCTTCCTGCAAACCAGCACCAGAACCCACAGTGTCAGAAACAGATTCTCAACCAGCATCAGAACCAGTTTCAGATCCTCTTCCAGAAACTGCTTTGCCAGTCACAGACTCTACTGCACCTCTGAACATTGACGATATTCCTATTCCTAAGTCGGGAACATATAACTTTGATCCCAATCAGTGGGACGACCCAAACTTCAATCCGTTTGGTAGCAATAGCAAGGTGAGCAGCTCTCCAGTGCTCCCTAAGGGCTCCTACAGTTTTGATCCAGACAGTTTTGATGACTCTGTGGACCCTTTTAAACCTTCCAAAACCTTGGATATGGAGGACTCACCCAGTAGTGCCCCTAGTAGTGCCCCTCAGCcggagaaaaaagtaaaagatgGAGGCAAACAGAAAGCAGGGCAGCCAGCCGGGGAGAAGAAAGTGAGGCAGATCCCCAAGAAGAGCAAAGAAAGGACAATCAC gaATTCCTGTAAAGTTCAGAAATATGATGAGAGCCAGTCCCTGGTGCTCGACGTGTGCAATCag GAGGAGGACGAGGTGGTGGCTCAGACCCCAGAGATCACTCAGCGAGTTCATCACGCCACTGATGAGGAGAAGCTCGCCTCCACCGGCATCATGGGCCAGACAACAGACAGCCAGGAGGACAAAGGAGAGCCTGAATGCATCAAAGCACCTGTGAAGAAACAGCCAGTCAGTGACGTATCTGTCATGGAAG GTCCTGAGACTAAGATTGCAGATCACCTGGAGGAGAAGGATACCTGCAGTCTGAAAGAAGATATT AGCGAGATATCCATGAACCCAACAACAAAGATGACCAGCAGTGAGGTCCCTGACACAGCAGCCCTGTCCCAGGACAACATACCTCTGAGTGAGATGGACAAGGCTGCAGTGCTCACTCTGATCAGAGAAGAG ATCATCACTAAAGAGATCGAGGTCAATGAGTGGAAGAGAAAGTATGAAGAGAGCAGAGCCGAGGTTGTGGAGATGAG GAAAATAGTTGCAGAGTATGAGAAAACAGTTGCACAGATGATTG AGGacgagcagcagcagaagtCCTTGTCCTGCACCAAGTCAGTCAGGCAGTTGACCATGGAGAGAGATCAGGCCATTGCTGACCTCAACTCTGTGGAGCGCTCCTTTGCTGACCTCTTCAGGAGGTATGAGAACATGAAGGGAGTCCTGGAGGGCTTCAAGAAG AATGAGGAGGTGCTGAAAAAGTGTGCGCAGGACTACCTGATGCGGATCAAGCAGGAGGAGCAACGATACCAGACCCTCAAGCTGCATGCCGAGGAGAAACTGGACAA GGCTAATGAGGACATAGCCCAGGTACGTGCCAAGGCCAACGCTGAGAGTGTCGCATTGAGCGCCAGCCTGAGAAAGGAGCAGATGAGGGTGGAGTCACTTGAAAGAGCTGTCCTTCAAAAG aATCAAGAGATCGAGGAGCTCACAAAGATCTGCGATGAACTGATCGCCAAACTGGGAACAGAATAA
- the aggf1 gene encoding angiogenic factor with G patch and FHA domains 1 isoform X1, which translates to MENEDGEKDSKSEEAELRLKVESLKQDLHECRTELAKLQKQLSQSERLQRSTESYNEDLRKQVDKLSAEIHERKKREKDKVDSETQTEEYVWTETDYYNYYYGGYSQNPEGSETQEGLNTVAAVDASAVDNAAVDAVDGSETADVSITPNEAAAADANFNPNPDDSVAEQGDAGSIADMLRATAEEAMTQTGFVFDETTGMYYDHSTGFYYDSASQLYYDANTGIYYYYDAESGRYQFHSRIEVVAAQTAAEPCQDKSTGEKKGRKLKKGSKKTTCRDDKELLNEEVKMEEEETEWVEWQTTKRTEESRKLKRRSRSPDVAPHKKDSSKYRVESDKSSSKRKKQKNSSHDDDDKSRSRKKKKKLKSKKRKKKKSPTRSDDSEGNSEPEEGEITESEKEEWMSTPSFSSSPSSSSSKESPESEMETQSHEARDIWPPCVRVTVVRSPVLQVGTLFIITADSPATIGREKDMDHAIRIPEMGVSKFHAEVYFDQEQQSYMLVDQGSQNGTVINGNRILQPKTKCEPHALMHGDEVKMGETVLSFHIHTGTDTCDGCEPGQVMAHLSKHRREENTGPTLTKEDKEALRQKELKQMKAKYGLQSSEYEEAKALRNPKYTDRAESRRQTVGSEGVFQRDDAPASVHQEISEVNKGRKMLEKMGWKKGEGLGKGGTGMKNPIELKIRKSQSGLGAGAAMSLDAVSMTKSRSQKNWEKARERFADSCQPDMLSPKTQNKSPKAWVKGEETEMTNTPAGADRDGQS; encoded by the exons ATGGAGAACGAAGATGGAGAAAAGGACTCGAAGTCTGAAGAAGCAGAGCTCCGCCTGAAAGTAGAGTCTTTGAAGCAGGACCTCCATGAGTGCAGAACAGAGCTGGCCAAGTTGCAGAAACAGCTGAGCCAGTCCGAAAGACTTCAGAGGAGCACAGAGAGCTACAACGAAGACCTGAGGAAACAG GTTGACAAGCTGAGCGCAGAGATTCATGAGcggaagaagagagaaaaagacaaagtcGACAGTGAAACTCAGACAGAAGAATATGTATGGACAGAAACTG ATTATTACAACTACTACTATGGAGGCTACTCTCAGAACCCAGAAGGTTCAGAAACTCAGGAAGGCCTCAACACAGTAGCAGCAGTGGATGCATCAGCAGTGGACAACGCAGCAGTGGACGCAGTTGATGGCAGTGAGACAGCAGATGTTTCAATAACACCAAatgaagcagcagctgctgatgCCAattttaaccctaaccctgatGACAGTGTTGCCGAG CAGGGCGATGCAGGATCTATAGCTGATATGTTGAGGGCCACTGCTGAAGAAGCTATGACACAGACTGGGTTTGtctttgatgagactactgggATGTACTATGACCACAGCACTGGCTTCTACTATGACTCG GCCAGTCAGTTGTACTATGATGCCAACACAGGCATTTACTACTACTATGATGCAGAGAGTGGGCGATACCAGTTTCATTCCAGGATTGAGGTTGTTGCTGCACAAACTGCTGCAGAGCCTTGCCAAGACAAGAGCACTGGTGAAAAGAAGGGCAGAAAGTTAAAGAAAGGGTCTAAGAAAACCACCTGCCGGGATGATAAG GAACTCTTAAATGAAGAGGTAAagatggaagaagaagaaactgagTGGGTCGAATGGCAAACGACAAAGAGGACCGAAGAATCACGAAAACTGAAGCGAAGGTCTCGCAGTCCAGATGTGGCTCCACATAAAAAAGACTCTTCTAAATACAGAGTGGAGAGTGACAAGTCTTcatcaaagaggaagaagcagaaaaacagTTCACACGATGATGACGATAAGAGTAGGtcgaggaagaagaagaaaaaattgaAGTCAAAAAAgcgaaagaagaaaaagagccCGACTCGTAGCGATGACTCTGAGGGGAACAGTGAACCAGAAGAGGGTGAAATCACAGAGTCGGAGAAAGAGGAGTGGATGTCCACTCCTTCATTTTCATCATCTCCAAGCAGCTCCTCCTCCAAGGAAAGCCCAGAGTCAGAAATGGAGACTCAGAGTCATGAAG CCAGAGACATTTGGCCGCCCTGTGTGAGAGTGACAGTGGTCAGATCTCCAGTGCTGCAGGTGGGCACTCTGTTTATCATCACAGCTGACTCTCCAGCCACCATTGGAAG AGAGAAAGATATGGACCACGCCATCAGAATACCAGAAATGGGAGTCAGCAAG TTCCATGCAGAGGTGTACTTTGACCAGGAGCAGCAGAGCTACATGCTGGTGGACCAGGGAAGCCAGAATGGAACGGTCATTAATGGCAACAGGATCTTGCAG cccaaaaccAAGTGTGAGCCACATGCACTGATGCACGGGGATGAGGTGAAGATGGGAGAGACTGTGCTGTCCTTCCATATCCACACGGGGACTGACACCTGCGATGGCTGTGAGCCCGGTCAGGTGATGGCTCACCTCAGCAAgcacaggagagaggagaacaCAG GCCCCACTCTCACCAAAGAGGATAAAGAAGCACTGAGACAAAAGGAGCTGAAGCAGATGAAAGCCAAGTATGGCCTGCAG AGCAGTGAATACGAGGAGGCCAAAGCCCTGAGGAACCCCAAATACACGGACCGAGCAGAGTCTCGACGACAGACGGTTGGCAGCGAGGGTGTTTTCCAACGAGATGATGCACCTGCTTCTGTTCATCA GGAGATCAGTGAAGTCAATAAAGGACGGAAGATGCTGGAGAAGATGGGCTGGAAGAAAGGAGAAGGTCTGGGCAAAGGGGGGACTGGAATGAAAAACCCG ATTGAACTGAAAATCAGAAAGTCACAGTCAGGTTTAGGGGCCGGCGCTGCCATGTCTCTAGATGCCGTCTCCATGACCAAATCAAGGTCCCAGAAGAACTGGGAGAAAGCGCGTGAAAGATTTGCAGATTCGTGCCAGCCTGACATGCTGTCACCTAAAACACAGAACAAGTCACCCAAAGCCTGGGTCAAAGGGGAAGAGACTGAGATGACAAACACACCAGCAGGTGCTGATAGAGACGGACAAAGTTAG